A portion of the Bactrocera neohumeralis isolate Rockhampton chromosome 2, APGP_CSIRO_Bneo_wtdbg2-racon-allhic-juicebox.fasta_v2, whole genome shotgun sequence genome contains these proteins:
- the LOC126750892 gene encoding syntaxin-1A: MTKDRLAALHAAQSDDEESEEVAVNVDAHDSYMDEFFKQVEEIRGMIDRVQDNVEEVKKKHSAILSAPQSDEKTKQELEDLMADIKKNANRVRGKLKSIEQNIEQEEQQNKSSADLRIRKTQHSTLSRKFVEVMTEYNRTQTDYRERCKGRIQRQLEITGRATTSEELEDMLEQGNPAVFTQGIIMETQQAKQTLADIEARHADIMKLETSIKELHDMFMDMAMLVESQGEMIDRIEYHVEHAMDYVQTATQDTKKALKYQSKARRKKIMILLCLTVLGLIVASYLGLTVGKVI, from the exons ATGACAAAAGACAGATTAGCCGCACTTCACGCAGCCCAATCCGACGACGAAGAGTCCGAGGAAGTGGCTGTCAATGTGGATGCCCATGATTCTTATATGGATGAGTTCTTCAAGCAGGTGGAGGAGATACGTGGTATGATCGATCGCGTTCAAGACAATGTCGAGGAAGTGAAAAAAAAGCATTCAGCTATACTCTCCGCCCCTCAGTCAGATGAGAAAACCAAGCAGGAGCTTGAAGATTTAATGGCCGATATTAAAAAGAATGCAAATCGGGTCCGTGGAAAGCTAAAAAGCATCGAACAAAATATAGAGCAAGAGGAGCAGCAGAACAAATCGTCCGCCGATTTGCGTATACGCAAAACACAACATTCAACGCTATCACGAAAATTCGTCGAGGTGATGACAGAATACAATCGCACGCAAACGGATTACCGAGAGCGTTGCAAAGGTAGAATACAACGTCAGCTGGAGATTACCGGACGTGCAACGACCAGCGAAGAACTGGAAGACATGTTGGAGCAAGGCAACCCAGCAGTATTCACTCAAGGCATTATCATGGAGACACAGCAGGCCAAACAAACGCTGGCCGATATAGAGGCTCGTCATGCTGATATCATGAAATTGGAGACATCGATCAAAGAGCTACACGACATGTTCATGGATATGGCTATGTTGGTGGAGTCGCAGGGCGAGATGATCGATCGCATTGAATATCATGTGGAGCATGCTATGGACTATGTGCAGACGGCAACGCAAGACACAAAGAAGGCGCTTAAATACCAGAGCAAGGCGCGCCGAAAGAAGATCATGATCCTGTTATGTTTGACTGTGTTGGGTCTCATAGTTGCTTCATATCTTGGCCTTACTGT CGGAAAAGTGATATAA